The Metarhizium brunneum chromosome 3, complete sequence DNA window TGAAGTGTACACCGAGTTCAAATCAATGGGCATCTCGCTGCCTCAACCGGAACCTCCCGAAGCACCGAGGATAAAGAATCTGTCATGGTACGACCGACGACGAAAGGCCCTGTTGGGAGACTGGCAAGATCACACAACTAGCCATGCCCACCAACGTCGGGAAAATCTGGAACCCTGTTCTCACGAAGGCCCATGTGTGCCAGGAGTGTGTACCTGTGTAGATGCCAATGTCCTTTGCGAAAAGTTTTGCGGGTGCACGGTGGAAAATTGCGCATACAAATTTACTGGGTGTGCTTGCCATTCCCAAGGCAAGACCTGTTTAGATAGCAAGAAGGACAAGCCCTGCATATGTGTGCAGTTGAATCGTGAATGCGATCCTCAACTGTGTGGCTCCTGTGGTGCCCTGGAGCGTGCTGACCCTCTCAACGCGGATGACGCGGAACTTCATGCAACTGGTTGCCAAAACTGCGATTTGCAGAGGGGGGTTGGAAAATCGCTGCTGTTGGGCCGGAGCCagcttgatggcgttggGTATGGTCTGTTTACGGCGGAGGACATTGCTCAGGATGAGTTCATCATTGAGTACGTTGGCGAGCTGATTACACATGACGAAGGCGTACGACGTGAGGCCCGCCGAGGCGATGTGTTTGACGAGGAGTCCAATGTGTCGTATGTCTTTACGCTTCTAGAAAACGAAGGCATCTGGGTTGACGCCGCGATATACGGCAACTTGAGTCGCTACATTAACCACGCGTCAGAACATGACAACCGGGGGTGCAATATTACGCCGCGGATTCTTTACGTGAACGGGGAGTATCGGATCAAGTTTACCGCCATGAGAGACATCGAGGCAGGAGAGGAGCTGTTCTTCAACTACGGCGAGAACTTCCCCAATCTGACGAAGAAGCTGCTAGACCACAAGGCGGCAGGCAAGCCAGAAACGAAAAGCAAAGCGGCAAAGTCGCGCCGACCCGAGAATCCTGAGACGATTGCCCGCAAGGCCACAAAGGCTGATGACACCAAGCGACGGCCGGGCCGACCGCGAGTGAAGCGAGACTTACCTCCTGGCTTCGCGCTCGAGGCAGTGGATACGGACACGGCGCCGGGGCCTCAATCACGCAAACGCAAGCGGCGACTGCAAGATGATAGCGATGAGGACGACTATGACGGGGTAGTCTCCGTGAAAACAGCGAATGGGGACGGAGGCAGAGGCGGACGCGAGTCGGAGGAGCCAGGTTCGGCATCAAGATTACGCAGAAGGGCCCGGACGAGCACGGAAACACCAACAAAGCGGACTGAGCCGCCGAAAAAGACACGAGGCAAGAGAGGCGGAGCACGGCCAGGTAGTGGAAGGCCCAGAAAACACCCACGACCAGTGCCTAAGCCAGCAGCGGCCTCGCAGTCCAGGGGTGACGATGGATCGACTGTAGCTGGCGATGCTGCTCCCAGTCCAGGCGCAGAGGATGATGCAACACCGGCATCCGCATCCGTGTCCGTATCAGCTCCGGTATCGTTGAGGCATGCGAATACACCGGAACCAAAGCGGATCACCAGGCATTCAGAaaagatggacatggagattGCGGATAGCGAGGATAACATGTCAACCGCGGCGTTGAGGAGCAGTGGAGCGAAGACGACGGATGTGAGTGCGGCGcgggaagacgacgacgatcaAGACGTGGTGATTCGGCAGCGAAGCGATAGAGCGTCGAGGACCAGACGGCCGCCAGCCAAGTTTAGAGATGATGATATTTGGAACTGAGCTACGGAACCGGGTTCATGGAAGGACGGGCGGCGTTTTGTACATTGGCAGTTGGTGGCTGGGAGGCGACGTGGCGCATTTGTACCATGATGAAGACATTTTATCTGAAAGCTAGGTGATTGTGGGAGGAGTCGATgtgaaaataaaaaaaacaagtCTACAAGACTTGATGTGGCGGTTGATGCAATGGCGGGAGTG harbors:
- the EZH1 gene encoding Histone-lysine N-methyltransferase EZH1, yielding MSPTGWSDMHILRDINGQLPLESDRPEFVGAAALSSRLEAFGNRRPSHRQSNFGRAAISPPPLRRLPDAAPGHSHRTQPLPTSFGRDSASSALNGVCDNPLGDDFLETALSMARHTTPPLPPPPSSHLSSEAPAINGTTPKAQTDSIADWTTPKIISQLNTCRQDVKEGHAKLTGYILESTKVTERRIRHGRDLFANVRTPVLTEKKSTTMRIKSKQHLKGKRDQREGHYTPTCTKTNKDRVPPYRFHHVEIKKNVLTPNTMLTFVPHLRDLESSEETKYNLWLKELEDIDLKSGFKPMNREDKQQLTIQGERAATVSLYLDTWLENMAIPGCDKSALISYMAAREPDYAITPQQKSDILNSHRKIENVVPGANKAAQMFTDAFHQVFKNTQPASKQIELRRVLMMDEAVDNIMDSKPIAKDATSPQLHDEDEDELAESNLATYCILGCLICFSHSCDHGEYDNKNMKRTFSISSCSHLSDALKRRRNGMERDRPSPIKPCRRQCYQRAGDHVRMHLHPRPWLEDERIVLRSIFTTASHSTYMGDPICLAAEFLNRHCDEVYTEFKSMGISLPQPEPPEAPRIKNLSWYDRRRKALLGDWQDHTTSHAHQRRENLEPCSHEGPCVPGVCTCVDANVLCEKFCGCTVENCAYKFTGCACHSQGKTCLDSKKDKPCICVQLNRECDPQLCGSCGALERADPLNADDAELHATGCQNCDLQRGVGKSLLLGRSQLDGVGYGLFTAEDIAQDEFIIEYVGELITHDEGVRREARRGDVFDEESNVSYVFTLLENEGIWVDAAIYGNLSRYINHASEHDNRGCNITPRILYVNGEYRIKFTAMRDIEAGEELFFNYGENFPNLTKKLLDHKAAGKPETKSKAAKSRRPENPETIARKATKADDTKRRPGRPRVKRDLPPGFALEAVDTDTAPGPQSRKRKRRLQDDSDEDDYDGVVSVKTANGDGGRGGRESEEPGSASRLRRRARTSTETPTKRTEPPKKTRGKRGGARPGSGRPRKHPRPVPKPAAASQSRGDDGSTVAGDAAPSPGAEDDATPASASVSVSAPVSLRHANTPEPKRITRHSEKMDMEIADSEDNMSTAALRSSGAKTTDVSAAREDDDDQDVVIRQRSDRASRTRRPPAKFRDDDIWN